The genomic segment GGGAACCGTCGGCGCCGTCATGCGTGCGCTCCCACCGCGACGCCCGCCGAAGCGGACGAGCCCCGGAACGTGCGCACCACCAGCGCCACCGCCATCAGCCCGAATAGCAGGTACGGCGCCCAGTTCGAGGAGATCGACACGCCGAGCGTCTCGATCTCCCCGACCGCGATAGCCGCCAGGAACGCCCCCACCACCGAGCCGGGCTTGCCGAGCACGATCACCACCATCGAGAGCATCAGCACCTTGTCGGCGGTGTCCGGACCGGGGCCGATGATCGGCGCGCCGAGCCCGCCGGCCAGCCCGGCCAGCGCCCCGGCCGCCCCGCACAGCGCGGCGTGCACGCGCCACGGCGCGTACCCCATGGCGCCGACCATGTCCCGGTCGTCGGCCGCGGCGCGCAGCAGCGAACCGGCTCGGGTCCGGCCCAGGATGTACGTCCCGGCCAGCGCCAGCACCGAGGCGACCACGATGAACATCAGGCGGTAGGTCGGATAGACGTGCCCGAAGATGTGCACGGTCCCGTTCACCGAGTTCGGGATCACGACCGGGTGCTCGTCCCCGCCGTAGACGGTGCTCAGGATGTCCCCGCCGACCAGGGAGAGGCCGAAGGTCAGCAGCGCCTGGGGTAAGTGCCCGCGATCGGCGAGCGGGAGTGTCCCGGCGGCCAGCACCGCGCCGCCGAGGGTGCCGCCGACGGTGGCCACGGCAAGTCCGAGGAACGCCGACGACCAGGAGCCGTTGGACACCGTCGCGGCCAGGTAGCCGCCGAGCGCGAACAGGGTCCCGTGGGCGATGTTCAGCACACCGCCGATCCCGAACAGCAGTGTCAGGCCCGCGGCCGCGACGAAGAGCAGCAGCCCGTAGGCCACGCCGTCCAGCGCGGGCACGAAGTGCGCGTTGATCGCACCCATGGAACCCCTTTCGCAGTGCTCTTGCAGGTTGTGCGGTTGTGCGGTGTTGCGGCAATACAGACAATGCTCGTCGATCCGTCAAGCACATCGGGCCGGTCGAGCAGAATCCTGCTCGACCGGCCCCGCGGCGACGAATCAGCTACCGATGGTCGCCAGGTCGCCGATCTTCACGTTCGCCAGCGCCGTGCCGTCCATCTCGACCTTGCGCAGGTACCACTTCTGGACCGGCACGTGGGTGTCCGCGGACAGCTGCCAGGTCCCGCGCGGGCTGTCGATCTGCCCCATCGCCTTGATCGCGGCGTTGATCGCCTCCGGGGTCAGGTTCGAGCCGGCCTTGGCGATCGCCTGGTCCAGCACCGAGGCCGCGTCCCAGCTGTACATCGCGGTCGCCGGCGGCGCCTCGCCGTTGTACTTCTGGCTCCACGCCGAGACGAACGCGCGGTTCGCGGCGCTGGAGATGTCCGGCGAGTAGTTCATCGAGGTGATGATGCCGTTGGCCGCCGAGCCCTCGGCCTTGAGCGTGCCGCCCTCGGTGATGAAGCCCGCGGCGTACAGCGGGATGTCCTTGGCGTCGGACTGGGACCAGTCCTTCACGAAGTCGATCGCGTTCTGGCCGGTGTAGAAGCAGTAGATGGCCTTCGCGCCGGAGGCCTTGACCTTCGCCAGGTACGGCGTGAAGTCAGAGGTGTTCGGGAACGGCGTGAAGGTGGGCTTGCCGCCGTCGTTGGCGAGCTTGCCGCCGGCCTTGGTGTAGGAGTCGGTGAAGCCGCGGAGCTGGTCGTAGCCGCCCTGGTAGTCCGGGCCGAAGGCGTAGACCGAGCCCTGGACGTTCTGCGCCATGTACGGGCCCATCGCGCCGCCCGGGTCGGTGGACATGAAGCTCATGGTCCACAGGTGCGAGACGTCCTTGACCGTCGGACGGCCGCCGGTGTTGACCACCGGCACGCCGGCCGCGGTGGCGATCGGCACGACCGCCTGGATGGTCGGGGTGGCCACGATGCCGGCGATGGCCAGCACGTGGTCCTGCTCGATCATCTTCTTGGCCACCGGCACCGCGGCCGAGCCGCCGTTGGCCTCGTCGCCCACGTCCAGCTTGACGGTGTGGCCGCCGAGCTTGCCGCCGTGGTTGTCCAGGTAGAGCTGGAACCCGTTCAGGTGGTCCGGGCCCAGCGCCTTGTTGCTGCCGGTCAAAGCGGTGATCAGGCCGATGTGGATCGGCGCGTCGGCCTTGGCGCTGCTCTTGCTCGAAGTACTGCTGCTGCAACCGGCGGCCGCGAGCGCGGTCACCGCGCCGACGACCACGAACGCCCGCAGGCGCGCCGGTACTCGGGACGAGAACAAGACTTTCTCCTTAAGCGGTTGATATCAGTGGTCACCCGGAACGCCGGCCGGCCGGTCGGGTCCGGCAGGCCGCCGCTCGCACGGTTGAATGCGATTGGTGCGGTGATGCAGTGGTTCGGTGGTTCGGTGGTTCAGCGATCCGCGGCGATGCGGCACGGCCCCGTCCGGCTCACTGGCCGGCGTAGGCCGCGTCGGGGTTCATCCGCAGCTGGGTCACGGCGTGCTCCACGAGGGTCACCAGCACCCGCTTGCTCGACTCGCGGCGGCGCGCGTCGCACATCAGCAGCGGGACGGAGTCCCGGACCGAGAGCGCGTCGCGGATCTCCTCGTGGCCGTGCATGGGGGCGCCGTCGAACTGGTTGATCGCCACGACGTGCGGGATCGACCGGTGCTCGAAGAAGTCGATGGCCGCGAACGCGTCGTCCAGCCGCCGCACGTCGGCCATCACCACGGCGCCGATCGCCCCGCGGGCCAACTCGTCCCAGAAGAACCAGAACCGCTCCTGCCCGGGCGCGCCGAACAGGTACAGGATCAGGTCCTGGGCCAGCGTGATGCGGCCGAAGTCCATCGCCACGGTGGTCGCGGTCTTGCCCGGGATGCCCCGCACGTCGTCGATGCCCGCCCCCGCGACGGTCATCTCCGCCTCGGTGGTCAGCGGCTGGATCTCCGAGACCGAGCCCACCAGCGTGGTCTTCCCCACGCCGAAGCCCCCGGCCACGACGATCTTCGCCGCGGTGGCCTGGTTCGCGCGGTTCACCGCATCCTCGCCGAAGCCTCACGGGCCAGCATCCGCGAGCGCGCCATCGGCGTCAGTGCGGCGCCGACCTGGTTGATCAGCTCGGCCATGGTGTAGGAGACCTGGCCGATGTCGCACTCGCGGCGGGCGAAGACCAGCAGCGAGGCGCCGTCGCTGACCGCCATCGAGAACAGGAAGCCGCCGAACAGCTCGGTCAGGTTGCTCTGCACGGGAGCGGCGTGCAGCAGCCGCGCCGCGCCGGCCAGCAGGCCGACCAGCCCGGAGGCCACCGCGGCCAGGTTCTCGGCCTGCTCGTCGGTCAGGTCGTTGCTGGCCGCCACCACCAGACCGTCCGCCGAGACGGCCAGCGCGTGCACCACGCCGGGTACGCGCAGTGCGAAGTCGTTGAGGAGCCAGTCCAGATTGTCGGGGGGACTGCTGGGCATGAGCGACATTTAGAAGGTCCCTGTACTTGAAGGCGGCGTGTAGGGGGTCTGGGGGACACTGCCGGGGGCGCCGCGGCCGCCGATCCCTCGGGCGTAGGCCACCATCGAGGCCGAGACCCGGGACGGGTCGCGCTCGGCCGGGCTGGTCGCCTCCGGGGTGTCGTCCATGGCCTCGGCGGGCAGCCGGGCCAACGGCACCCGCTTGGGCAGCCCGTGCGTCGTCCTGACCTGCTCCGCGGCCGGCGCGGGGGGTGGTGCCGAGGCCTGGGGCGCGGTCGGCAGAGCAGGCTGGGCCTGGTACGGGGACTGCACCGGGGCCGGTGCCGGGACCGGGGCCGGCGGCCGGGGCTGGTAGGACGGCTGGTTCTGGAACGAGGGCTGCACCGGCGTCGGGACCCCGGGCCGGGGCTGGTAGGACGGTTCGCCCTGGAACGACGGCTGGGCCGCGGTGGCGGCGGCCGGAGCCGGGTAGGAGGGCCGGGGCTGGTACGACGGGTGTTCCTGATAGGACGGCTGCGCCGGGGGTTCGAACGCTGATCGCACCTGGTACTCGGACTGCGGCTGGTTCTGCCACGAGGGCTGCGAACCCTGCGCCGCCCGGGCGGCGGCGGCCTGCGCGGCCTGGACCGCCTGGGCTTGCGCGGCCTGGGCGGCCTGCGCCTGCGCGGCCTGGGCCGCTTCGGCCGCCGCCCGGCCGCGCAGCGCTCCGGCCAGCCACGGGCTCACCGGGCCGTCGGCCACTCCGGGACCGGACACCGCGCCGCCGACCGGGGCCACCGGACCCGACGGGCGGCTCAGCGGCCGGACCCGGATCGGGGCCGGCGGGAATCCGTTGACGCCCTCGCTGATGCCGGGCTGGGTCACGCCGTAGGGACCGCCGTCCATGGCCGCCGCGGGAACCGGCGGCTGCGGGTACGGCGCGGGCCGCTGCCGCGGGTCGAAGCCGCCGCCGGCCCCCGGCCCGTACTGTTCGGCGCCTTCCTCAGGCGCCGCACCTCGGCGACGTCGGCTGCCGTTGCCGGCGGCCGCGGCCGCACCGGCCGCACCGGCGGCGTTCGCCGCACCGGCCCCGACGCCCGCCGCGGCGCCGGGGTTCGAGCCGTACGCGCCGGGCTGTCCCATCCCGGAAGCCAGGGTGTTGATCGCGGCGGTCGGCGAGGCGGAGAACGAGGTGAAGGAGCTCTCCTGCGCGCCGGGCGTCCAGTACAGCGTCGGCGGCAGTACGAGCTCTGCGATGGTGCCGCCCTGCGGGTTCTGCCGCAGTTCCACGGCTATGCCGTACCAGGACGCGAGCTGCCCGGCCACGGTCAGGCCCATCGCCTTGACCGAGGCCGCGTCCAGGTGGGTCGGCGTGGTCAGCCGGGCGTTGAGCTCCGAGCGCCGGCGCGGCGTCATGCCGATGCCGCGGTCGGTGATCTGCACGATGATGCGGTCGGCCAGCACCCGCATGTCGACCAGCACCCGGCTGTCCGGGGAGGAGAACGCGGTGGCGTTGTCCAGCAGCTCGGCGCACAGGTGCACGAGGTGGTCGACGACCGGCGGGGCCACGACCACGCTCATGTCGACGTTCACCAGGTCCACGCGCGAGTAGCGCTCGATCCGGCCGGAGGCGGCGCGGATCACGTCGATCAGCGGCACGCCCTCGTCGCGCACCCGCACCGTGCCCTCGCCGCCGAGCACCAGCAGGCTCTCGTTGTTGCGGGTCATGCGCGCGGCCAGGTGGTCCAGCACGAACAGCCGGGCCAGGCGGTCCGGGTCCTGCTCGTCCCGCTCGGCCTTGTCCAGCTCCAGGGTCAGCGCGCCGGTCAGGCGCTCGCCGCGGCGGGCCAGGGCGACGAACGCCGCACCGACGCCGGCGCGCAGCAGCACCTGTTCGGCGGCGGTGCGGATGGCCTCGCGGCGGACCGCGTTGAAGGCCCGGGCCACGGCGGCGATCTCGTCGTCGCCCTTCACCGGCAGACCGCCGGCCGCCTCGTCGGCGAACTCCTCAGGGGTCTGACCCGTCAGCGATCCGGTGCCGCGCAGCGCCTGCACCGCGGCCGGCAGGTCCTCGAAGGCGACCGCGTGCGCGCCGTCGCGCAGGCCTCGCAGACCCTTGATGATCGGCCGGCCGAGCCGGAGGCTCACCATCAGCGCCAGCAGCATGGTGCCGGCGATCGCCGCGGCCTCGACGCCGGCCAGTTCGCGCTGGCGGGTGCGGTCCTTGGCGATCAGGTCCAGGGTCGCCAGGTCCATGTCGTGGCGCACCCCGTCCAGCGCCGCGAGCCGGGCGTCCAGGGTGGTGGTCCACAGCTTCGGATCCAGCTGGACGGCCTTGCCCGGCGGGGTGTCCGCGACGGTGTCCTCCAGCTGGCCCGCACCGGCCATGCCCGGGCCGCCGAGCGCCTGGTTCGGGACGTCCTGCCAGCTCGCCGGGGCCAGGGCGCCGAAGGACTCGATCGCGCTGGAGTAGCTGGAGCGGCTGCCGATCAGGTCCTGCTGCGCCGACGCGGTCTGGAACGGCGCGCCGAGGGTGCGCAGGACGTCCGCTTCCTCGCCGCTGAGCGATTCCCGGGCCTGGCTCAGCGCGGAGGTGGCCCGCAGCATGGTGGCGACCTGCGAGGAGGCCCCGGAGTTCTGCACCAGGTCGTGGTAAGCCAGCAGGTCGGCGATGACGATGTGGTACTGGAAGTCCGCCGCCGACAGCGCCTGGGAGTTGCCGCTGCGGATGTGGTCCCGCAGGGTGTCGATGGCCCGCAGCTCGCCGTCGATCCGGTTCAGCAGGGTCTTGCCGTCCGAGGACAGCCAGGGCATGCCCTTGAGTTTGTCCTCGTAGGCCGCGGTCGCCGCCTGGGTCTTGGTGATCTGGTCGGTCAGCGGGTTCAGATTGGTGCCGGCCGGCGCGGTCAGGAACAGGGCGACCTGGGTCCGCTCGGCCTGGAGCTCGGCGACCAGGTCGCCGGCCGCCGAGGCGGAGTTCATCAGGGTGTACAGATGCCCGGCGCTGATCGCGCCGGACGTCGAGGTCACCAAGGCCAAGGCCCCGAAGCCGGAGACGGCACACAGGGGGACAGCGACCAGTATGCCGAGCTTCTTGGTGATTCTCACGACTGGGGCCTTTGCGATCCGCGCTGGTCGGCGCATCGGGTGGTGGCGAACGACGTCAGGGTGCTTCTACGCGTGGTTCAACGCTCGATCAAAGTTCTGTCAAAGGCCGACCCGACGGCCATGAAACAGACCACTGCTTTGTTCGAGCGAATGCATGCTAGCGGAAAGTGCTTGGCTTGAGACAGCCTGGGTGGTGGAACGGACACGGAACGCGCAAAACTGCCGGTGAACAGGCCGTTCAGGGCTTACCAGGTGCCGGGTATGTCCGATTCCGGACGAGCCGGACCGGTGCGTCCGCCCGCCGCGACTACCGTGTGTTGCCAAAGTCCGAAGAAACACGTGATGACTACGCCGATTCCGAGACGAAACGCCGACGGGAATCGACGCCGATGTGGTCGATCAGGAGTTCACGAGCACGTAACCTCAAGCGCCGGCCGGCTGTTCGGTGGCGCCCGCCGGGTCGGCCGGATCGCCGCCCGCCGCGCCGCCCGAGTCGCCGCCCGGGGTGGTCAGGTCGGCAAGCAAAGCAGAGACCGGAGGCGGCGTCCAGCGTTCATCCCTGGGCTTGTCCACGCCATATTCGTCCTTGAGGTGATCAGGGATCGCATAGTGCATGACACGCCCGCGCGTCAGGGAGCTGAGCTCGAAGCGCGTGGTGACCGCGCCGAGCCGGTCGATGACCATGGCGGCCAGCGGTGAGCGTTCCTTGAGGTGTTCGGTGACGCCCAGCAGAAGCGGCGCGGCGGGCACCAGGTGGTCGAACAGCGCTGAGCGGGGCACTTGGAGCCAGTCCGCGGCGGTGTCGCCGACCAGATAGCGGATCAGCGCCGGGACCACGGGGTCAAGCAGTGTACCCGGGACGACATCCTCGTACAGCTCGATGAGCTGCCGCGTCAGGCTGACGCCGGCTTCGGAGGGGCCCATGAACTTCGTCATGTAGAGATCTGAGAAATCTCGCGCCTCGGACAGATCCGCCGGCGCCGTCCCGGTGTCGATGCCGAGCATCGCGCCGACAACGCGCCATGCGTAGAAATACGCATCCGCGCCGGCCTCGGTGACATGGACACCCAGCCGGTGCAACGCGTCCAGGACCTGGATCGAGAACATCATCTGGCCGCCGATCATGTCCTCCTGGCAGATCGGCACGCCCCAGGCGGCCTCGTCCCACGCGCCTTCGCGGCGCAGGTGATGACGGATCGAGGCGTGCAGGAGGCGGACCTTCTGCGCGGCCGGGACGAACGAGCCGCCGGCCTCGAAGGCGTCGGGGCGCATCAGGTAGACGGTGAACTGGCCGGTCGCGGCCATGCGGTTGGACGGGTAGTCCAGGGCGTGCGTGGCGGTCAGCAGTTTGGCGACGTGCGGCAGCATGTAACACGCCGGCATCGAGGCGAAAGACAGCGCCGTGGAGATGTGGACGTTGTTGTCGATGAAGAACATCCGCGCCGCCTCCATCCGGTCCCAGTCGACCCAGTCCGGCGGCGTCGCGGTGGCGGCGAGGTAGTCGTGGGCCACCTGCGGCAGGCCCTCGGGCAGCGGATCGCCGGAGCGCTCGAACCAGCGCATCAGGGTGTTGAAGTGGCCGATCTCGCCGGACGCGAACAGGGCGTCGACGGTGGCGTCGGCGGGGTCGTCGCCGCGCAGGCGCAGTGCGGCCATGGCTTCGGGGGTGACGGGCATGAGGGTCTCCTCGACGGGGGAAGTCAGGACCTGCGGGTGGTGACGGCTTCGGCCAGGTGGTCCAGCGCCTCGGCGGCGGAGCGTGGCAGGGTGCTGCCTGGGGCGGCACCGGTGCCGGTTCGGGCGCCGGCGCCGGCTCCGGCCAGCGCGGCCCGGGCCCGGCGCACGCGCTGCGCGATCAGCTGCTCGACCCGGCCGCGCGCGCCGCTGCGCTGCAGGATCGCGCGGACCTCGGCGAGGTCGGCGGCGCCGAGGTCGTCGCGGCCGAGCAGGCGGTCCAGCACCGAGCGGTCGCGCGGCGCGGCGCCCTGGCGGGCGTAGGCGATGAGCGCGGTGGGGCGGGCGGCGGTGATGTCGTCGAGGTTGGACTTGCCGGTGAGGACCGGGTCGCCGAACACTGCGAGCAGATCGTCACGCAGTTGAAACGCCTCGCCGAGCGGGAGTCCGTACTCGGTGAAGATGCGGAGCGTGCGATCGGAAGCGCCGCCGAGCCGGCCGCCGATGTGCAACGGATGCTCGACGGTGTACTTGGCGGTCTTGTACCGCACGATCGTCAGCGATTCCTGCGGATCGGTCTCGGTCCCGGTACGCAGAACCTCCAGGCACTCCCCCGCGATCAGCTCGCGCGCCAGGACGGACCACATGGGCCTGGCACGCGCCAGATACAGCGCGGGCAGCCCGCAACCGGTGAACATCTGCCCGGCCCAGGCCATCAGCAGGTCGCCGACGAGCAGTGCCAGCGAGCGCGCGGCGCCGTCGGGATCGGGCGCCTTCGCGGTGGCGTCCCGCAACGCGATGTGCGGCGTGGGGATGCCGCGACGCAGAGGGCTGTCGTCGATGAGGTCGTCGTGCACCAGCGCGGCGGCGTGCACGAGCTCCATCGCGGCGGCGGCCCGCACCATCGCCGGACTGTCCCCCTGCCCGGCGGCCCGCCAACCCCAGTA from the Catenulispora sp. EB89 genome contains:
- a CDS encoding branched-chain amino acid ABC transporter permease yields the protein MGAINAHFVPALDGVAYGLLLFVAAAGLTLLFGIGGVLNIAHGTLFALGGYLAATVSNGSWSSAFLGLAVATVGGTLGGAVLAAGTLPLADRGHLPQALLTFGLSLVGGDILSTVYGGDEHPVVIPNSVNGTVHIFGHVYPTYRLMFIVVASVLALAGTYILGRTRAGSLLRAAADDRDMVGAMGYAPWRVHAALCGAAGALAGLAGGLGAPIIGPGPDTADKVLMLSMVVIVLGKPGSVVGAFLAAIAVGEIETLGVSISSNWAPYLLFGLMAVALVVRTFRGSSASAGVAVGAHA
- a CDS encoding ABC transporter substrate-binding protein, with product MFSSRVPARLRAFVVVGAVTALAAAGCSSSTSSKSSAKADAPIHIGLITALTGSNKALGPDHLNGFQLYLDNHGGKLGGHTVKLDVGDEANGGSAAVPVAKKMIEQDHVLAIAGIVATPTIQAVVPIATAAGVPVVNTGGRPTVKDVSHLWTMSFMSTDPGGAMGPYMAQNVQGSVYAFGPDYQGGYDQLRGFTDSYTKAGGKLANDGGKPTFTPFPNTSDFTPYLAKVKASGAKAIYCFYTGQNAIDFVKDWSQSDAKDIPLYAAGFITEGGTLKAEGSAANGIITSMNYSPDISSAANRAFVSAWSQKYNGEAPPATAMYSWDAASVLDQAIAKAGSNLTPEAINAAIKAMGQIDSPRGTWQLSADTHVPVQKWYLRKVEMDGTALANVKIGDLATIGS
- a CDS encoding ATP/GTP-binding protein — translated: MNRANQATAAKIVVAGGFGVGKTTLVGSVSEIQPLTTEAEMTVAGAGIDDVRGIPGKTATTVAMDFGRITLAQDLILYLFGAPGQERFWFFWDELARGAIGAVVMADVRRLDDAFAAIDFFEHRSIPHVVAINQFDGAPMHGHEEIRDALSVRDSVPLLMCDARRRESSKRVLVTLVEHAVTQLRMNPDAAYAGQ
- a CDS encoding roadblock/LC7 domain-containing protein, producing the protein MSLMPSSPPDNLDWLLNDFALRVPGVVHALAVSADGLVVAASNDLTDEQAENLAAVASGLVGLLAGAARLLHAAPVQSNLTELFGGFLFSMAVSDGASLLVFARRECDIGQVSYTMAELINQVGAALTPMARSRMLAREASARMR
- a CDS encoding nitrate- and nitrite sensing domain-containing protein translates to MRITKKLGILVAVPLCAVSGFGALALVTSTSGAISAGHLYTLMNSASAAGDLVAELQAERTQVALFLTAPAGTNLNPLTDQITKTQAATAAYEDKLKGMPWLSSDGKTLLNRIDGELRAIDTLRDHIRSGNSQALSAADFQYHIVIADLLAYHDLVQNSGASSQVATMLRATSALSQARESLSGEEADVLRTLGAPFQTASAQQDLIGSRSSYSSAIESFGALAPASWQDVPNQALGGPGMAGAGQLEDTVADTPPGKAVQLDPKLWTTTLDARLAALDGVRHDMDLATLDLIAKDRTRQRELAGVEAAAIAGTMLLALMVSLRLGRPIIKGLRGLRDGAHAVAFEDLPAAVQALRGTGSLTGQTPEEFADEAAGGLPVKGDDEIAAVARAFNAVRREAIRTAAEQVLLRAGVGAAFVALARRGERLTGALTLELDKAERDEQDPDRLARLFVLDHLAARMTRNNESLLVLGGEGTVRVRDEGVPLIDVIRAASGRIERYSRVDLVNVDMSVVVAPPVVDHLVHLCAELLDNATAFSSPDSRVLVDMRVLADRIIVQITDRGIGMTPRRRSELNARLTTPTHLDAASVKAMGLTVAGQLASWYGIAVELRQNPQGGTIAELVLPPTLYWTPGAQESSFTSFSASPTAAINTLASGMGQPGAYGSNPGAAAGVGAGAANAAGAAGAAAAAGNGSRRRRGAAPEEGAEQYGPGAGGGFDPRQRPAPYPQPPVPAAAMDGGPYGVTQPGISEGVNGFPPAPIRVRPLSRPSGPVAPVGGAVSGPGVADGPVSPWLAGALRGRAAAEAAQAAQAQAAQAAQAQAVQAAQAAAARAAQGSQPSWQNQPQSEYQVRSAFEPPAQPSYQEHPSYQPRPSYPAPAAATAAQPSFQGEPSYQPRPGVPTPVQPSFQNQPSYQPRPPAPVPAPAPVQSPYQAQPALPTAPQASAPPPAPAAEQVRTTHGLPKRVPLARLPAEAMDDTPEATSPAERDPSRVSASMVAYARGIGGRGAPGSVPQTPYTPPSSTGTF
- a CDS encoding oxygenase MpaB family protein — translated: MPVTPEAMAALRLRGDDPADATVDALFASGEIGHFNTLMRWFERSGDPLPEGLPQVAHDYLAATATPPDWVDWDRMEAARMFFIDNNVHISTALSFASMPACYMLPHVAKLLTATHALDYPSNRMAATGQFTVYLMRPDAFEAGGSFVPAAQKVRLLHASIRHHLRREGAWDEAAWGVPICQEDMIGGQMMFSIQVLDALHRLGVHVTEAGADAYFYAWRVVGAMLGIDTGTAPADLSEARDFSDLYMTKFMGPSEAGVSLTRQLIELYEDVVPGTLLDPVVPALIRYLVGDTAADWLQVPRSALFDHLVPAAPLLLGVTEHLKERSPLAAMVIDRLGAVTTRFELSSLTRGRVMHYAIPDHLKDEYGVDKPRDERWTPPPVSALLADLTTPGGDSGGAAGGDPADPAGATEQPAGA
- a CDS encoding polyprenyl synthetase family protein produces the protein MTQLPGREVLSQADLKSRIDAELRAFVRAETDLLEAVDPLLAPVGAQLRAAVADGKRVRASFCYWGWRAAGQGDSPAMVRAAAAMELVHAAALVHDDLIDDSPLRRGIPTPHIALRDATAKAPDPDGAARSLALLVGDLLMAWAGQMFTGCGLPALYLARARPMWSVLARELIAGECLEVLRTGTETDPQESLTIVRYKTAKYTVEHPLHIGGRLGGASDRTLRIFTEYGLPLGEAFQLRDDLLAVFGDPVLTGKSNLDDITAARPTALIAYARQGAAPRDRSVLDRLLGRDDLGAADLAEVRAILQRSGARGRVEQLIAQRVRRARAALAGAGAGARTGTGAAPGSTLPRSAAEALDHLAEAVTTRRS